Proteins encoded by one window of Agelaius phoeniceus isolate bAgePho1 chromosome 5, bAgePho1.hap1, whole genome shotgun sequence:
- the RLIG1 gene encoding RNA ligase 1, with translation MRRRGAVQRKVPCLFVTEVKDEPSAKRERQPFKVLATDTITGKALEADVHNAVPTEKVDGTCCYVTTYKGQPYLWARLDRKPSKQGEKRFKRFLYSLEDCKEFVWNIEEDFKPVPDTWIPAKDIEFSNGNPLPDENGHMPGWVPVEKNSKQYCWHSSVVNYEAGVALVLKHHADPGLLEISPVPLSEILEQTLELIGTNINANPYGLGSKKHPVHLLVPHGAFEIKNPPALKQNDILSWFESCTEGKVEGIVWHCHDGCLIKLHRHHLGLPWPLAETYLNSQPVVISFNGTKCDYDFEPKSLFHHFSMLDGQKFDRLKDIKFEA, from the exons CCATTTAAAGTTTTGGCAACTGACACTATAACTGGAAAGGCATTAGAGGCAGATGTGCACAATGCAGTTCCTACTGAAAAGGTGGATGGAACCTGCTGTTATGTAACAACGTATAAAG GACAACCCTACCTATGGGCAAGGTTGGATCGAAAACCCTCCAAACAAGGTGAAAAAAGGTTTAAGCGATTCTTGTATTCATTGGAAGATTGCAAAG AATTTGTTTGGAATATTGAAGAGGATTTCAAGCCTGTTCCGGATACCTGGATTCCAGCAAAGGACATAGAGTTCTCTAATGGCAATCCTTTGCCTGATGAAAATGGACATATGCCAG GTTGGGTGCCTGTGGAGAAGAACAGTAAGCAGTATTGCTGGCACTCATCTGTTGTAAATTATGAGGCTGGAGTAGCACTGGTATTGAAACACCATGCTGACCCAGGGCTCCTGGAAATCAGTCCCGTGCCATTATCAGAAATTTTAGAACAAACATTGGAGCTGATCGGAACTAATATCAATGCAAATCCATATG GATTGGGAAGCAAGAAGCACCCTGTACATCTTCTGGTCCCACATGGAGCTTTTGAAATAAAGAATCCACCTGCCTTGAAGCAAAATGACAtactgtcttggtttgaaagctGTACGGAGGGTAAAGTTGAAGGAATTGTGTGGCACTGCCATGATGGATGTTTAATCAAG cTCCATCGCCATCATCTTGGTTTACCTTGGCCACTTGCAGAGACTTACCTGAATTCTCAGCCTgttgtaatttcttttaatgGAACTAAATGTGACTATGACTTTGAACCAAAGAGTTTGTTTCACCATTTTTCAATGTTGGATGGACAAAAATTTGACAGACTCAAAGATATCAAGTTTGAggcttga